The Pectobacterium wasabiae CFBP 3304 DNA segment CTCAGGGATCACGGCTTCCCCCACCTGATTTTTATAACTCTAATAAAAGTGTTTACTTATTATCTAGTTAAGTTATTCCCCCACTTCGCGTCTATATATGCGTGGGAAGTGGGGGAAAATGCCGGATAAGAGACTCATTATCCGTTCGCCCCCCACTTTCCCCCGTTTAATCCCCCACCTTATTCCGTTGCGATAGCGGCGTAATCCGCTCCCCCTCAAAGGCGATCAGGCCATCCTTTTCCAGTTTGTCCAACCAACGGGTGAACTTCTTGTTCACATCAAAGCCCATAGCTCGCATGTCGTCACGCACTAATGAACGGGTACAGCCTTCACCGTTGGCCGTGCGTGAGCGAATGGCCTGCCATAGCGCAGAATGATTTTCCGTCAGCCGAGATATACTGGCTAAATCGGGATCGCTGGCAGCAGCATCCTCTCTGACTTCACGGCCTTCATCGTTCAGCACCAGCGAGGTGATCTGGTCGCCATCGTCATCCACGTACAGATCGATGGCATTCAGGTCATAGGCGCGACGCGGCGGCTCTTCCGCATCCTTCATTTTGGTGCAACTGAGGATCAACGCGCCGCCTTCACCTTCACGCCTGACGTTAAATTCCACGTCCAGAGCAGCACGGAAGGCGCTGGAGCCACGCGCCCCTTTGTCCTGATCTTTACCTGAATGATGAATAACCAGCACCGTGGCCTGTGTCGCCGCTTTAATCGCATCACATCCCTGAATGAATGCACCCATGTCTTTAGCCGCGTTCTCATCTGAACCGCCAAAACAGCGGGCGAGCGTATCCAGAATAATCAGGCGAACCGGCATACCGGAGGCGACTTTCACATCGCGTGCG contains these protein-coding regions:
- a CDS encoding helicase RepA family protein — encoded protein: MYTPLVRTDSATPAFNTALPLRKGSDGFDTRQDYLIKGYLPSSSVASAYGASGSYKSFLAVSWGCHIATGKPWAGRPVTQGAVIYVVGEGGIGVPRRIRAWEQTLNGGSPIDALYRVDCPIFPASPESVQQVIRAARDVKVASGMPVRLIILDTLARCFGGSDENAAKDMGAFIQGCDAIKAATQATVLVIHHSGKDQDKGARGSSAFRAALDVEFNVRREGEGGALILSCTKMKDAEEPPRRAYDLNAIDLYVDDDGDQITSLVLNDEGREVREDAAASDPDLASISRLTENHSALWQAIRSRTANGEGCTRSLVRDDMRAMGFDVNKKFTRWLDKLEKDGLIAFEGERITPLSQRNKVGD